A section of the Humulus lupulus chromosome 2, drHumLupu1.1, whole genome shotgun sequence genome encodes:
- the LOC133815204 gene encoding uncharacterized protein LOC133815204 — translation MIHNIQFKTKRSESREYLVTCVDENCNWLLRASNFRKTETFKIRKYVKTHTYSLDIIMEDHRQENCNVIGKLIKTKYMSIKRVHTPNDIINDMLDNYGVSMGYQKAWGVREKALEFARGNQDDSYQKLLIYLHMLKVSNPGTITHLVTDNKNHFKYMYLAFANSIKGWKHCRAVIVIDETYLKTSFGGTLFTASTIDANNNIFPFAFGIRNSENDSSWLWFFTKLKDTYGERKGIAIISDRHKSIENAIDNVYPKAFHGACIFHLLNNIKVNFSVHGEDLNINFVKTAKAYRMPCSNKKIYNDDIKYSRIDKCGIESCKNNVNHYNDGRPLKFSLEMGMEKW, via the exons ATGATCCACAACATCcaattcaagacaaaaagatctGAATCGAGAGAGTACCTGGTAACTTGTGTGGATGaaaattgtaactggttacttagagcTTCAAACTTCAGGAAAACAGAAACATTTAAAATCAGAAAGTATGTAAAAACTCACACCTACTCTTTGGACATCATTATGGAAGACCACAGGCAGGAAAATTGCAATGTGattggaaaactaataaaaacaaaatacatgtcaaTAAAGAGAGTACACACACCAAATGACATAATCAACGACATGCTAGATAATTATGGTGTTTCAATGGGGTATCAAAAAGCCTGGGGAGTAAGAGAAAAAGCTTTAGAATTTGCAAGAGGAAACCAAGATGATTCATACCAAAAACTTCTCATCTACCTTCACATGCTAAAAGTCTCGAACCCAGGTACAATAACGCACCTGGTTACAGACAATAAAAATCACTTCAAATATATGTACCTAGCATTTGCAAATTCCATCAAAGGATGGAAACACTGTAGGGCAGTCATTGTGATAGATGAAACTTACTTGAAGACATCATTTGGAGGaactttattcactgcttcaacaaTCGATGCTAACAACAACATATTTCCATTTGCCTTTGGAATAAGAAACTCTGAAAATGATTCATCATGGTTATGGTTTTTCACAAAGCTAAAGGATACATATGGAGAAAGAAAAg GTATAGCAATCATTTCAGACAGGCACAAAAGCATAGAAAATGCTATAGACAATGTATACCCTAAAGCTTTTCATGGAGCATGCATATTCCACCTGCTAAACAACATCAAAGTCAATTTCAGTGTCCATGGGGAGGACCTAAACATAAACTTTGTGAAAACAGCAAAGGCATATAGG ATGCCATGCTCCAACAAGAAGATATACAATGATGACATCAAATATAGCCGAATCGATAAATGCGGCATTGAAAGCTGCAAGAACAATGTTAATCACTACAATGATGGAAGGCCTTTGAAGTTTAGTTTAGAAATGGGTATGGAAAAATGGTAA